In Herbaspirillum seropedicae, a single window of DNA contains:
- a CDS encoding SMP-30/gluconolactonase/LRE family protein codes for MSVPSPSAAAVTVAFPEPMLLGESPLWHAQEAALYWIDIPGKAVHRLHPESGQHKRWDLPEEPGSIVRHAQGGLVVAIRTGMFHLNTDTGALTLLLAAPYDSSRIRFNDGRCDASGRFWCGTIYEPRDRDGGTLYCFERNALRDAHHAVVTSNGLAFSSDQRLMYHANTPAHRINLYDYDLATGATSNCRLLRQFDSDKSAPDYGGRPDGAAVDSQGAYWCAMFEGGRVLRLSPQGEILQEIRLPARCPTMVAFGGDDLRTLYITTGRNGRSPAELAQYPESGCVLAVRVDVPGQLEYSYRP; via the coding sequence ATGTCCGTTCCCTCCCCTTCTGCCGCCGCTGTCACCGTCGCCTTCCCGGAACCGATGCTGCTGGGCGAATCGCCGCTGTGGCATGCACAAGAGGCGGCCCTGTACTGGATCGACATCCCCGGCAAGGCAGTGCATCGGCTCCATCCCGAGAGCGGCCAGCACAAGCGTTGGGACCTGCCGGAGGAACCCGGCAGCATCGTCCGCCACGCCCAAGGCGGGCTGGTGGTGGCGATCCGCACGGGCATGTTCCACCTCAATACCGATACCGGCGCGCTCACCTTGCTGCTGGCCGCCCCCTACGACAGCAGCCGCATCCGGTTCAACGATGGGCGCTGCGATGCCTCGGGCCGTTTCTGGTGCGGGACCATCTACGAACCACGTGACCGCGATGGCGGCACGCTGTATTGCTTCGAACGCAACGCCTTGCGCGACGCCCATCACGCGGTCGTGACCTCCAACGGCTTGGCGTTCAGCTCGGACCAGCGGCTGATGTATCACGCCAACACGCCGGCGCACCGCATCAACCTCTACGATTACGACCTGGCCACGGGCGCGACCAGCAATTGTCGTCTGCTGCGCCAGTTCGACAGCGACAAGAGCGCCCCGGACTATGGCGGCCGTCCCGATGGCGCCGCCGTGGACAGCCAGGGCGCATACTGGTGTGCGATGTTCGAGGGCGGCCGGGTCTTGCGATTGTCGCCGCAGGGCGAGATCCTCCAGGAAATCCGCCTGCCGGCGCGTTGTCCGACCATGGTGGCGTTTGGCGGCGATGACTTGCGCACGCTCTACATCACCACCGGTCGCAATGGCCGCAGCCCGGCCGAACTGGCGCAGTATCCCGAGTCGGGGTGCGTGCTGGCGGTGCGGGTGGACGTGCCGGGACAGCTGGAATACAGCTATCGACCATAA
- a CDS encoding acyloxyacyl hydrolase, whose translation MTKLKSLVAKIAFAGVAAIAVQSPSYAIDGMSLEYGTGNSTQLVRLGAQFNWGPNWNFWQSNGTHIGGYWDLSLANWRMNHYNNTNDSGNLVDLGLTPVLRFQRDDGKGFYGEAGIGVHLFSKLYRNNDKVLSTAFQFGDHIGAGYVFSNGLDLGIRLQHFSNGGIKQPNGGVNFAVARVAYKF comes from the coding sequence ATGACTAAACTGAAGAGCCTGGTCGCCAAGATCGCATTCGCTGGTGTGGCCGCCATTGCGGTCCAATCCCCGAGCTACGCCATCGACGGCATGTCGCTGGAGTACGGTACTGGCAACAGCACCCAGCTGGTGCGTCTGGGCGCCCAGTTCAACTGGGGTCCGAACTGGAATTTCTGGCAATCCAACGGCACCCATATCGGTGGCTACTGGGATCTGTCGCTGGCCAACTGGCGCATGAACCACTACAACAACACCAATGACAGCGGCAATCTGGTCGACCTGGGCCTGACTCCGGTGCTGCGCTTCCAGCGTGATGATGGCAAGGGTTTCTATGGTGAAGCCGGCATCGGCGTGCACCTCTTCTCCAAGCTCTACCGCAACAACGACAAGGTGCTGTCCACCGCCTTCCAGTTCGGCGACCACATCGGTGCTGGCTATGTGTTCAGCAATGGTCTGGACCTGGGCATCCGCCTGCAACACTTCTCCAACGGCGGCATCAAGCAGCCTAACGGCGGCGTGAACTTTGCTGTGGCGCGTGTGGCCTACAAGTTCTGA
- a CDS encoding enoyl-CoA hydratase: MSYENIQVETHEKVGLIRLHRPKALNALSDGLMTELGEALLAFDAQEEIGCIIITGSEKAFAAGADISAMAGYDYMDVFKGEFITRNWETLRRIRKPVIAAVAGYALGGGCELAMMCDFIIAADNAKFGQPEIKLGIVPGAGGTQRLPRAVSKAKAMDLALTGRMMDAEEAERAGLVSRIVAADKLLEEAMAAAIIIAEMPRQVAMMVKDSVNRAYETTLSEGMKYERALFYSCFATEDQKEGMKAFLEKRQPVFKHS; encoded by the coding sequence ATGAGCTACGAAAATATCCAGGTCGAAACCCACGAGAAGGTCGGTCTGATCCGCCTGCACCGTCCCAAGGCCCTCAATGCCCTCAGCGACGGCCTCATGACCGAGCTGGGCGAGGCCCTGCTGGCCTTCGATGCGCAGGAGGAGATCGGCTGCATCATCATCACGGGCAGCGAAAAGGCCTTCGCCGCAGGCGCCGATATCAGCGCCATGGCCGGCTATGACTATATGGATGTCTTCAAGGGCGAGTTCATTACCCGCAACTGGGAAACCCTGCGCCGCATCCGCAAGCCGGTGATTGCGGCGGTGGCCGGCTACGCGCTGGGCGGCGGCTGTGAGCTGGCGATGATGTGTGACTTCATCATTGCCGCCGACAACGCCAAGTTCGGCCAGCCAGAGATCAAGCTGGGCATCGTGCCCGGCGCCGGCGGCACCCAGCGCCTGCCGCGCGCAGTGTCCAAGGCCAAGGCCATGGACCTGGCTCTGACCGGGCGCATGATGGATGCCGAGGAGGCCGAGCGCGCCGGGCTGGTCTCGCGCATCGTGGCCGCGGACAAGCTGCTGGAGGAAGCCATGGCTGCAGCGATCATCATTGCCGAGATGCCGCGCCAGGTGGCCATGATGGTGAAGGACTCGGTCAATCGCGCCTATGAAACCACGCTCTCGGAGGGGATGAAGTATGAGCGGGCGCTCTTCTATAGCTGCTTTGCTACCGAAGACCAGAAGGAGGGGATGAAGGCCTTCCTGGAAAAACGCCAGCCAGTATTCAAGCATTCCTGA
- a CDS encoding universal stress protein produces the protein MFKTILVPTDGSERSDKAIATAVDYAKNSGARLIGITVAEPYPFSPLAESSMAIDPALYEENVKTLAQQHIKKITDAATAAGVPCQTEIVMSFNPDEEIIKAAQLHACDAIFMASHGRSGLSRIFLGSKTQKVLTHSTIPVLVLR, from the coding sequence ATGTTCAAGACCATACTCGTTCCCACCGACGGCTCCGAACGCTCGGACAAGGCCATTGCCACGGCGGTGGACTATGCCAAAAACAGCGGTGCGCGCCTGATCGGCATCACGGTGGCCGAACCCTACCCCTTCTCGCCGCTGGCCGAAAGCTCCATGGCCATCGACCCGGCGCTCTATGAAGAGAACGTCAAGACCCTGGCCCAGCAGCACATCAAGAAAATCACCGATGCCGCCACAGCGGCTGGCGTCCCCTGCCAGACCGAGATCGTCATGTCCTTCAATCCCGATGAGGAAATCATCAAGGCGGCGCAACTGCACGCCTGCGACGCGATCTTCATGGCGTCGCACGGTCGCAGCGGACTCTCGCGCATCTTCCTGGGCAGCAAGACGCAAAAGGTGCTGACCCATTCGACCATTCCGGTGCTGGTGTTGCGCTAA
- a CDS encoding murein transglycosylase A encodes MNLSPMSLNRFTKLSSLRRLSVPAMAISVAVLLAACQTTPVTTPGVSQPSPRPTAQPGPAMRATSFSQLPGWNNDDLREAWPAVQSSCSVMIRKPEWRAACAAAQQVNGSDLGLLRQYFETYFTPYQLYNQDGTDTGLVTGYYEPLLRGSRRRSGPYQTPLYQAPDDLLTIDMASVYPELKNLRLRGKVVGRKVVPYPTRAELMQGNALAGKEIVWVDDPVEAFFLQVQGSGRVYLPESRETIRLAYADQNGRPYKSIGRYLVDKGEMELSQASAQNIKAWVQANPARKEELLNANPSYVFFKEEKLPDPSKGPKGAQGIPLTPQRSIAIDPQHVPLGAPVFLATTLPNSDRPLQRLVVAQDTGGAIRGVVRADYFWGFGDEAEDRAGSMKQRGMMWVLLPKGMTPPSGN; translated from the coding sequence ATGAATCTGTCTCCGATGTCATTGAATCGTTTCACCAAGCTTTCTTCGCTCCGGCGTCTCAGTGTACCCGCGATGGCCATCTCGGTCGCGGTCCTGCTGGCGGCCTGCCAGACCACCCCTGTCACCACGCCCGGCGTGAGCCAGCCCTCACCCCGCCCGACGGCCCAGCCCGGTCCGGCCATGCGCGCCACCAGCTTCTCGCAGTTGCCAGGATGGAACAATGACGACCTGCGCGAGGCCTGGCCGGCAGTGCAATCGTCCTGTTCGGTGATGATCCGCAAGCCGGAGTGGCGCGCCGCCTGCGCGGCGGCCCAGCAGGTCAATGGCAGTGACCTCGGTCTGCTGCGTCAGTATTTCGAGACCTACTTCACGCCTTACCAGCTCTACAACCAGGACGGCACCGATACCGGCTTGGTCACCGGCTACTATGAGCCCTTGCTGCGCGGTTCGCGCCGGCGCAGCGGCCCCTACCAGACACCGCTGTACCAGGCCCCCGACGACTTGCTGACCATCGACATGGCCAGCGTCTATCCCGAATTGAAGAACCTGCGCCTGCGTGGCAAGGTGGTAGGCCGCAAGGTCGTGCCTTACCCCACCCGGGCTGAACTGATGCAGGGCAATGCGCTGGCCGGCAAGGAAATCGTCTGGGTGGATGATCCGGTGGAGGCCTTCTTCCTGCAGGTGCAGGGTTCGGGCCGTGTCTACCTGCCCGAATCGCGCGAAACCATTCGCCTGGCCTATGCCGATCAGAATGGCCGTCCTTACAAATCCATCGGGCGTTATCTGGTAGACAAGGGTGAGATGGAACTGTCACAGGCCTCGGCCCAGAACATCAAGGCCTGGGTCCAGGCCAATCCCGCACGCAAGGAAGAGTTGCTCAACGCCAACCCCAGCTATGTCTTCTTCAAGGAAGAGAAGCTGCCTGATCCCTCCAAGGGGCCCAAGGGCGCTCAGGGTATCCCGCTGACGCCGCAGCGCTCCATCGCCATCGATCCGCAGCATGTGCCGCTGGGCGCACCGGTATTCCTGGCCACGACCCTGCCCAATAGCGATCGTCCTCTGCAGCGACTGGTGGTGGCGCAGGATACCGGCGGCGCCATCCGTGGGGTGGTGCGGGCTGATTACTTCTGGGGCTTTGGTGACGAGGCCGAGGATCGCGCTGGCTCGATGAAGCAGCGTGGGATGATGTGGGTGTTGCTGCCCAAGGGAATGACGCCGCCTTCGGGTAATTGA
- the apaG gene encoding Co2+/Mg2+ efflux protein ApaG produces MAAYEFTVTVKTQYLEEQSDPSRSHYVFAYAITIVNTGTVPAQLISRHWVITDANNHVEEVRGLGVVGHQPFLQPGEQFEYTSGTSLKTPQGSMHGEYFCVAEDGEQFDVRIPEFVLSLPRTLH; encoded by the coding sequence ATGGCAGCGTATGAGTTCACGGTGACGGTCAAGACCCAGTACCTGGAGGAGCAATCCGATCCATCGCGTTCGCATTACGTGTTCGCCTATGCGATCACCATCGTCAATACCGGCACCGTGCCGGCGCAGCTCATTTCGCGCCACTGGGTCATCACCGACGCCAACAACCACGTCGAGGAAGTGCGCGGGCTGGGCGTGGTGGGACATCAACCCTTCCTGCAGCCGGGCGAACAGTTCGAATACACCAGCGGCACCTCGCTCAAGACGCCCCAGGGCAGCATGCACGGCGAATACTTCTGCGTGGCCGAGGATGGCGAACAGTTCGACGTGCGCATTCCCGAATTCGTCCTCTCGCTGCCGCGCACCCTGCACTGA
- the rpe gene encoding ribulose-phosphate 3-epimerase, whose translation MPTYRIAPSILSADFARLGEEVRNVVAAGADFIHFDVMDNHYVPNLTIGPLVCEAIRPHVQVPIDVHLMVKPVDRIIPDFAKAGANLITFHPEASEHIDRSLQLIRDNGCKAGLVFNPGTPLHYLDHVMDKLDMVLIMSVNPGFGGQSFIPEALKKIAEVRRRIDESGRDILLEVDGGIKIENIAAAARAGADTFVAGSAIFGKPDYKAVIDAMRAELAQV comes from the coding sequence ATGCCGACCTACCGTATCGCCCCCAGCATCCTGTCCGCCGATTTCGCCCGCCTGGGCGAGGAAGTGCGCAATGTCGTCGCCGCCGGCGCCGATTTCATCCACTTCGACGTGATGGACAACCATTATGTCCCCAACCTCACCATCGGCCCGCTGGTGTGCGAGGCGATCCGCCCGCATGTGCAAGTTCCCATCGACGTCCACCTGATGGTCAAGCCGGTGGACCGCATCATTCCCGATTTCGCCAAGGCCGGCGCCAACCTCATCACCTTCCACCCGGAAGCCTCCGAGCACATCGACCGCTCGCTGCAACTGATCCGCGACAATGGCTGCAAGGCCGGGCTGGTGTTCAACCCGGGCACGCCGCTGCACTACCTGGATCACGTGATGGACAAGCTGGACATGGTCCTGATCATGTCGGTCAACCCCGGTTTCGGCGGCCAGTCCTTCATCCCCGAAGCCCTGAAGAAGATCGCCGAAGTGCGCCGCCGCATCGATGAGTCCGGCCGCGACATCCTCCTGGAAGTCGATGGCGGCATCAAGATCGAGAACATCGCCGCGGCCGCACGCGCCGGCGCCGACACCTTCGTGGCCGGCTCGGCCATCTTCGGTAAACCAGACTACAAGGCCGTCATCGACGCCATGCGCGCCGAGCTGGCCCAGGTCTGA
- a CDS encoding phosphoglycolate phosphatase, with the protein MSKLTNIKAAIIDLDGTMLDTAADFHVAVNRMRDDLGLTPLSQETIVNFVGKGTENLIRRVLAVDYAEDEAAQYFQQALAACTEHYLAINGDYSSLYPGVLEGLQALRNKGLRLACVTNKPLAFAVPLLQKKGLRDFFEIVYGGDSFPKKKPDPMPLLQVCQDFALAPAQVVAIGDSSNDAQAARAAGCRVLNVPYGYNHGESIHDVDSDGIVSTLVEAAQQISVD; encoded by the coding sequence ATGAGCAAGCTGACCAATATCAAGGCCGCCATCATCGACCTCGACGGCACCATGCTGGATACCGCCGCCGACTTTCATGTGGCGGTGAACCGCATGCGTGACGACCTGGGTCTCACGCCCCTGTCCCAGGAAACCATCGTCAACTTCGTCGGCAAGGGTACCGAGAACCTGATCCGCCGGGTACTGGCCGTGGACTACGCCGAAGACGAGGCCGCACAATACTTCCAGCAGGCGCTGGCAGCCTGTACCGAGCACTACCTGGCCATCAACGGCGACTATTCCTCGCTCTACCCGGGCGTGCTCGAGGGTCTGCAAGCCCTGCGCAACAAGGGCCTGCGCCTGGCCTGCGTGACCAACAAGCCACTGGCCTTTGCCGTACCGCTGCTGCAGAAGAAGGGCCTGCGCGATTTCTTCGAGATCGTCTATGGGGGCGATTCCTTCCCCAAGAAGAAGCCCGATCCCATGCCGCTGCTGCAGGTGTGTCAGGATTTCGCCCTCGCGCCGGCACAGGTGGTGGCCATCGGCGACTCCAGCAACGACGCCCAGGCGGCCCGCGCGGCGGGATGCCGGGTCCTCAATGTTCCGTATGGATACAACCACGGAGAATCTATACACGACGTCGATTCGGATGGTATAGTTTCGACGCTTGTAGAAGCAGCGCAGCAAATCTCGGTGGACTGA
- the trpE gene encoding anthranilate synthase component I encodes MTELEFKSLATEGYNRIPLIAEAFADLETPLTLYLKLAQSHHTGKNTFLLESVVGGERFGRYSFIGLPASTKIRCSGKQIEVLKNDVVIETAEGNALEFIAQYQSRFKVAIRPGMPRFCGGLAGYFGYDAVRYIEKRLEDSAPKDTLGLPDIQLLLTEELAVIDNLSGKLYLIVYADPTQPEAFSRGRQRLRDLRAMLRRPADAPVTTGSVRTETIREFPKDEYLKAVARAKEYVMAGDLMQVQIGQRLKKSYVDSPLMLYRALRSLNPSPYMYFYNFGDMQIVGASPEILVRNESIGEGQKKITIRPLAGTRPRGSTIERDEQLARELLADPKEIAEHVMLIDLARNDIGRIATTGSVKVTDQMVIEKYSHVQHIVSNVEGILKPGMSNLDVLKATFPAGTLSGAPKVRAMEIIDELEPTKRGIYGGACGYLSFGGEMDVAIAIRTGVIKDGTLYVQAAAGIVADSVPEMEWEETENKARAVLRAAEQVQDGLDGEI; translated from the coding sequence ATGACCGAACTCGAATTCAAATCGCTGGCCACCGAAGGCTACAACCGCATCCCCCTGATCGCCGAAGCCTTCGCCGACCTGGAAACCCCGCTGACGCTCTATCTCAAGCTGGCCCAGAGCCACCACACCGGCAAGAATACCTTCCTGCTGGAATCGGTCGTGGGCGGCGAGCGCTTCGGCCGCTATTCCTTCATCGGCCTGCCCGCCTCGACCAAGATCCGCTGCAGCGGCAAGCAGATCGAAGTGCTCAAGAATGACGTGGTCATCGAAACCGCCGAAGGCAATGCGCTGGAATTCATCGCCCAGTACCAATCCCGCTTCAAGGTCGCGATCCGCCCCGGCATGCCGCGCTTCTGCGGCGGCCTGGCCGGCTACTTCGGCTATGACGCCGTGCGCTACATCGAGAAACGCCTGGAAGACAGCGCCCCCAAAGATACGCTGGGCCTGCCCGACATCCAACTGCTGCTGACCGAAGAACTGGCCGTCATCGACAACCTTTCCGGCAAGCTCTACCTGATCGTCTATGCCGATCCCACCCAGCCGGAAGCCTTCTCCCGCGGCCGCCAGCGCCTGCGCGACCTGCGCGCCATGCTGCGCCGCCCGGCCGATGCGCCGGTGACCACCGGTTCGGTGCGTACCGAGACCATTCGCGAATTCCCCAAGGACGAATATCTGAAAGCCGTGGCCCGCGCCAAGGAATACGTGATGGCCGGCGACCTGATGCAGGTGCAGATCGGCCAGCGCCTCAAGAAATCCTATGTGGATTCGCCGCTGATGCTGTACCGCGCGCTGCGCTCGCTCAATCCCTCGCCCTACATGTACTTCTACAACTTCGGCGACATGCAGATCGTCGGTGCTTCGCCGGAAATCCTGGTGCGCAACGAATCCATCGGCGAAGGCCAGAAGAAGATCACCATCCGTCCGCTGGCCGGCACCCGCCCGCGCGGCTCCACCATCGAACGCGATGAGCAGCTGGCGCGCGAACTGCTGGCCGACCCCAAGGAAATCGCCGAACACGTGATGTTGATCGACCTGGCCCGCAACGACATCGGCCGCATCGCCACCACCGGCAGCGTCAAGGTCACCGACCAGATGGTGATCGAAAAATATTCCCACGTGCAGCACATCGTCTCCAACGTCGAGGGCATCTTGAAGCCCGGCATGTCCAACCTGGATGTGCTCAAGGCCACCTTCCCGGCCGGCACCCTCTCGGGCGCGCCCAAGGTGCGCGCCATGGAAATCATCGACGAGCTGGAGCCGACCAAGCGCGGCATCTATGGCGGCGCCTGCGGTTATCTCTCCTTCGGTGGCGAGATGGATGTGGCCATTGCCATCCGTACCGGCGTCATCAAGGATGGCACGCTGTACGTGCAGGCGGCCGCCGGCATCGTGGCCGACTCGGTGCCGGAAATGGAATGGGAAGAAACCGAAAACAAGGCGCGCGCCGTACTGCGCGCTGCTGAACAAGTGCAAGATGGCCTGGACGGAGAAATCTAA